One Leptodactylus fuscus isolate aLepFus1 chromosome 11, aLepFus1.hap2, whole genome shotgun sequence genomic window, agcaggttggactttgacccgattggttatacataagctgtggcacatgactattggataagttctgcatctcattactatactccaacctgggatgacctttctcatgacatacagaagaatttacaatatttatgtgtaaaccaacatcttacactaattctagatgtatatatcacagcacgagagataatgatcacatgctatctgtccagtccggtctgtggctaagggtcaactggttatagaacctgttatgagattctcaccacaaacagataaggagttacaacccaaccatcaacattccacacaccttatcccctaaaggggtctcttaaactctaaacagacatccttatgaagcttatataagaaaaagcttacaaaatggctgacagaatacaagatggaagatgtgatcctaacaccagcacagtcagcagtggcagtggcagaggcagaggcagtggcagtggcgtgaacggcaggcggcctttgtcctgccgttgctgcctgccactgattccagtgcttggattccaaatgacggcgcattgaagtggtggacaggttgctcttctcagagcccctaatcaatttcgagaggcaaattgtgcagacaacactatatctgtcctcggcgcattccttgaaaaaactccacaccttcgagaaacgtgccctcgaggtgggagtttttcggggctgggtacgaactggaacatcttgggagattccgggtgtggcctggcttcgcctaagctgctgacctctgcctctgcctctagctaccctttttggtgctgcacctgcctcaacatccacactactttccccgcttgacatcccccctgtccaggtcgggtcagtgtcctcatcatccaccacttcctcttccaactcctgtctcatctcctcctcccgcacaatgcgccggtcaactggatgccctgacggcaactgcgtcacatcatcgtcgatgagggtgggttgctggtcatccaccaccaaatcgaacggagatggaggagactctagtgtttgagcatctggatacagatgctcctctgttaggttcgtggaatcgtgacgtggagaggcaggttgagggacaatgaaaggagcggagaacagctctggggagcagggacagtttgggttattgttctgtaaagcttcggaattttgggaggaaggaagacaagactgttgggtaataggaggagaggaggcagagtctgactggctgctggacaatgtgctgtaagcgttctctgacagccattgcaagacctgttcctggttctcgggcctactaaggtttgtaccctgcagtttagttaatgtggcaagcaaccctggcactgtggagtggcgcaatgcttgctgccccacaggagtaggcacgggacgccctgtggcttcactgctaccttgctccccagaaccattcccccgacctcgcccacggcctcgtccacgtccctttccgggagccttgcgcattttgaattcctagttagaaattggcactgtataccagtagtaaaaattgtgggtgcacgtaaccccaatatattctttgaattaccagtcagaaactggcactatatggcagtagcaagaaatgagggtatttgtattcccaatatactctttgaattcccagtcagacaatggcactgtataccagtagtaaaaattgtgggtgcacgtaaccccaatatattctttgaattcccagtcagaaactggcactatatggcagtagcaagaaatgagggtatttgtattcccaatatactctttgaattcccagtcagacaatggcactgtataccagtagtaaaaattgtgggtgcacgtaaccccaatatattctttgaattcccagtcagaaactggcactatatggcagtagcaagaaatgagggtatttataaccccaatatattctttgaattcccagtcagacaatggcactgtataccagtagtaaaaattgtgggtgtatatagccccaattctattgctaggggacttgcagggtatttctggggtgaaggtgggggggcacaccgttggaacgggtatcggggtatatatcgggtatacgggaatacactgacagtgtattccattcaggatcctgggaaagctgggttgcggcgattgagcccgtcagtgccacgttacactgacaagcttctccctggaatttagctcttacaagagctgttggttgtcttctccttcctatcctagcctgtccctgcctacccagaatctaagccctagctagctggacggaaacctccgtcctcggtgaattgcaagctcagaatgacgcgaagctgggcgtcgctgttcttttaaattagaggtcacatgttttcggcagccaatgggttttgcctacttttttcaacgtcaccggtgtcgtagttcctgtcccacctaccctgcgctgttattggagcaaaaaaggcgccagggaaggtgggaggggaatcgagtaatggcgcactttaccacgcggtgttcgattcgattcgaacatgccgaacagcctaatatccgatcgaacatgagttccatagaacactgttcgctcatctctaataggcacccTTCTAGTATATGGTATATGCATCCTTTCTGGACTATGTTATATGCACCCTCTCTAGTACATGTTATATGCTATAGGCACCcttctattatatattatatgcacCCTATCTAGTATATGTTATATGCTCTATTTCTGTTATATACTATAGGCACCCTTCTATTATATGTTATATGCACCCTTTCCAGCCTAACTTAGGTTACAGAGACATTGAATGTACATGTTGGGAGCCTAAGATAACAATATGCACAGCATAAAGTATACTAGCGAATAAGAAACACAATCCGATGCAATGGGGAgcccagtggctcagtggttagcagcatTACCCTGCAGCCCCTTGTTCTTGTCCTAGGGCCACGTCTTTGGCATTTGTAAGTCTCTTGTGGGTTTTCTCGGCTTTTCACCCAAGCACTGAACATATGGTATCTCTATTAAGGTATTGTTTACGGGACTGGAGAAAGATGGAGGCAACTTCGCCGATTTGCTATCTCTACTTTGAAGAACTTTGGAATGGGAAAAAGAAGCCTGGAGGAGAGAGTGAAAGAAGAGGCGCAATATCTGATAGCGGAGTTCAGAAAGAGTGAAGGTTCGCCAATGGTCTGTGTGGGGTCAATAGAGAATGAATCTTCTATAGGAGTTATTGGGATTTTCCATGATGTTCCCATATTCCCTCTGCACAGGGCAGGAGATTAATGTCTAAGCATTTGGGGTCTGATCACGGGGACCAATTAGGTGAGAATAGGGGTCTGTAAATGTGCCCCGAATGCCCTTTAAGAATAAAGCACCGGTTTGGGACACATCCTCAGCCAGTGCTCCATTCCCTTGAGGACTGATAACCTGTGACAATTCTATACAAGTCAATAGAACAGTGTTTGATCACACACATCGCTGTAGGACTTGCTATATGGTTGTAGACCAAACCACTGACTCCCCTAATTTTCCATACCCCTCTGACTCCTTAACCTGGTTGGACAGGTGCAGTGAAATTTGTCTAATTTAGGAAAAGAacaaaagtaaatatgtaacaaatgatGTATAGAATTAATTAGACAACACAATTCTGTAatataatttacaaaaaaaatcagaattttattttgaagccaaagtTTGGAATCAGTAAAGTTGTTCTGATTCCACGCAAAACTAACCAACCACTCCGACTCCACTGTCCCCGGGCTGATGGTCTAGTACTGGAGCCACCACCAATGAAAAAGGAACCAACAAACTCTActttgaaataaatggaagctaTGAAAACCTCTCAGTGATAGCACTGGAAGGTTTCATGACCAACATTTATTTCCGACTTGGTGTCATATGATACTAATATATTGTCCGTAACATGTACGATGGGAATCCCAGTGAAATCTCCTTTTTCACTAGTAAAATAATCAAtataaagctaaagccccacgttgcggagacacagcttttctttgttgcagtttttgttgtggttttttgaaccaaagccaagagtggcaaaAGGTAGAACAATAAAAGCTTCCTATAGTGTAGAATGAAGTAGAATGAAGTAGAATGAAGatttccctttccatttgtagccactcttgactttggctccaacaaaatctgtaacgaaaaaatctgcatttccacaacgtggggcctcagcctaagagtgAAGATAAAATACAGTCCTGTATTGTAATGTATCACGTCATTAACAGGAAAGCCTTTGGACCCAACTTTCGGCTTCAGCTCAGCCGGCTCCAATATAATTTGCTCTCTGGTCTTCGGGGAGAGGTTTGACTATCGAGATGAAGAATTTCTGACTTTGCTCTACCTCATCAACAACAGTTGGCACCTCATGAGCTCCACATGGGGGCAGGTTAGATACAATTTAGAATTTTCACCACCATTTATTTAGGTTGTTCTCCATTCGTgatctatttttttcttattctttttgTAGCTTCTGTTCGTATTTCCAAAAATCATGAAGCACATTCCAGGTCCGCACAGAAAAATCTATAAAAACTACGTGAAACTTGGGGCATTTGTGGCCAAGAGACTCCGAATGAATAAAGAAACTCTTGACCCAAATAATCTTCGCGACTTCATTGACTGTTTTCTGATAAAGATTGAGCAAGTAAGTGTCCGAGTTACCAGATTCTGTTTCTTCCCAGTAATTTATGGAAAAGTTTCCAATGTTGGAGCTTCATTCTACTCGGAATCAGATATTTGACTACTGGGGGAAGTCATACCTGTGTCGCTTAGTTCATTTTGTTCATGTGAAATTTTATTAAACAAGTAGTGCCTTaagatttattttgttttggGATCAGGTAACTCTCAGGTCTTTGATTTGTTTGAGGTCGAACAAGttcagatagaactggaagtgaaaaaATTCCAGAATTTAATAGGTagaggctagggttgagcgatcgggattgggaaagatcggatcccgatcagcgatcgggcaaatttcacgatcaggatcaacttgttaaatgatcgaaaatcggattttgaaatctcaagatcagctcaaccctactgtacacATAATATACCATCAGGGTTGAGCGattaggatcgggaaagatcggatcccaattggcaaCCAagcaaaatttcacgatcgcgatcaggatcgggatttgctggaaaatgatcggaaattggattttaaaatcgatcctgaaatctcaagatcggctcaaccccagtagaaGCCCATGGGAGGAGTAAAAAAAAGACCTAtattcaccttccttcacctcttttaAGCCTCCTCATGTCATGaagtgctctctctctctctgcctaaTAGATGAagtcatgtgcccagggtcactgctgacgCCATaaatgggcctcagtggtcacatggacatGCTGAGTATCATGATGTCATAATACTCAGTCCATGTGACTCatatggcccaatcacaggcctcatcagTGACTCTGGGTGCAGGACATCACAACGAGAGCTCCAGATACCATGAAGAGGCCCCTGGGCCACCAAATATACGTTGGGgtatgaagagactgcagagtataatattatactgcacatGTTGTGATGATCACTTTAGTTTGTTCAGGATGGTTTGGTTTTGTTATGTCTCAAATCTAGAAATTCTGTGGAAATTTATTACACACCAGTTTTTGGTGTACAGGACCCTTCAAGAAGCGCCAAAATGATTAAGAAGCATGGGCTTATTCTTATTAATCCCAATGTATCtcgttccagcaggacaattgaTCAAAACTAGGGCAGcaaataccagtcttaataaatccctgCCACTGTGCACTGAATTAGAACATGACCCAGTGTCAGGCCACAGAGAGGTATTTGGTCTGTGTTCCGTTCCCTGATTTCAGTAATTGTACATAGAGTATATGCTGACTGTGCccacatacatagatatatactgtGCTTTCTTGTGTAACTCCAGATGATGGACTCTAACTCAACTGTATtcattccctttaaaggaaaaGAAAAACCCAAATTCTCACTTCAACTATGAGACAATGTTGAAGACAACAGTCAATATTTTTTTCGCTGGAACCGAAACAGTTGGTTCCACTCTGAGGTATGGGTTCCTAATCATGCTGAAGCATCCAAAAGTGGTAGGTAAGAAGATTTATTTAGatggctctatctatctatctatctatctatctatctatctatctatctatctatctcctatctatctatctatctatctatctatctatctatctatctcctatctatctatctatctatctatctatctatctatctcctatctatctatctcctatctatctatctatctatctatctatctatctatctcctatctatctatctatctatctatctatctatctatctcctatctatctatctatctatctatctatctatctcctatctatctatctatctatctatctatctatctatctatctcctatctatctatctatctatctatctatctcctatttatctatctatctatctatcttctatctatctatctatctatctatctatctatctatctatctcctatgtatctatctatctatctatctcctatctatctatctatctatctatctatctatctcctatctatctatctatctatctatctcctatctatctatctatctatctatctatctatctcctatctatctatctatctatctatctatctcctatctatctatctatctatctatctatctatctatctcctatctatctatctatctatctatctatctatctatctatctatctcctatctatctatctatctatctatctatctatctatctatctatctcctatctatctatctatctatctatctcctatctatctatctatctatctatctatctcctatctatctatctatctatctatctatctatctatctcctatctatctatctatctatctatctatctatctatctatctcctatctatctatctatctatctatctatctcctatctatctatctatctatctatctatctatctatctatctatctatctatctttctatctatctcctatctatctatctatctatctatctatctatctatctatctatctatctatctatcaatctctcctatctatctatctatctatctatctatctatctatctatctatctatctcctatctatctatctcctatctatctatctatctatctatctatctatatatctatctatctatctatctcctatctatctatctatctatctatctatctcctatctatctttctatctatctattcatctttctatctatccatccatccatccatccatccatccattcatccatccaacTAGATTAACAATACAAGGCCAGCTTACCCCATTCATACGTACAAGATGGCAGCAGTTATGGGATCTACCCATGTGATTGTTTTTTCCAGCCAGGACACACCTCTTCTATACAGGCAGTAAATTACATATTGGTAAATTGTGCGGTCAAGTATGGAACCAGAGACAAAAACGTTGCCTCATTTGCTACTTATGGGTCCATCATAGATGTCTGAATACAAtgcttggctatctctggcagtgccttagagaatgaatggagctgcagtgCACAGGCTCAGTCTGCCATCCCATTTGGATGGGGTATTAGGACCTCTGTTCCTTTAACCATGGGGGGGGGTCCCATTAGTTTGTCCCCTTCTGATTTGCatgttattccctatcctgtgtaTATCCTATCTAGATGgttatttaaagggttattcattCTTATTGCAATTCATTGCTGAGATGGGAAAGGCTGTGCCTGAGTCCATAGAACAGGACTTACTGGACCAGCacactacactgtttccataatgcAAGTTGAATGGGAGCTATGGAAACAGCGTAACTAATACCTtggtggccacaaaccaatgtaACAATGTGATAATAATCTTATTATGGATGCACAAATCAGCCTTCTATACAAAGCTCCTGTTCTTCTCTGGAGTTGGTTCCCTTTCATAACGATTGACATGTTTGGCCTCTTTCTGTGCcacagctgtctgtaggcaaatctggcctGTCTGTGCACCTTTTACTGCAAATTACAGGATCGTCAATGCTACAGAAACGTCGTTAACCACATTGCTATTGTTTCCAAATAGAAAAAGTTCAAGAAGAAATTGACCGAGTCATTGGCCGAGACAGAAGTCCTTGTATGGATGACAGGAGTAAGATGCCCTACACCGAGGCTGTCCTCTATGAGATTCAGAGATTTGCAGACATCGTTCCCATGAGTGTTCCCCATACTGTAACAAGGGACATTACATTCCGTGGCTACAATTTACCTGAGGTACCTTTAATAAGTTAGGAATTTGGTACAAAGCTTGCAAACACTTTGCAGAACTGATGGCATTGGTGGGTCAAGTAGGAGACAGTAGCAGACATGGTAGCATGGTGACCAGACGTAGACATAATGCAGATTGTGGACTCTGTAGCATAAGGCTGCTACAAATTACCGTAGTATATACCTCCATATAATAGAAGAAAACTGAGTGGGAAAAATGTGGATTAAGTTaccaaaatgtaattttttttaccagCCCAGAATTCCCATGTGCAGCACTGACATAACCAGGTTGGTAAAACTTAgtccctggataatccctttagggGATTCTGAGTCAATAGAGCGGAGAGCAGTATGGACGTCTCTTGGTCTTGTCCTTGACCGGGAGTTTCCATGTAATGGTGCTCCAGAGGGAAATTGTACAAGGCATGATCTGCTTACTGCCAATGGTCCCTTCTAACAAGAAAGGTTTGTACAAAGGGAAACCCCTTAACTAAATCAGTTATATCATTTGTAATTCTTGTCTTAAGGGTCGTAAGCTGGTCAAAGACATTGGCTTTGTCTTGGCCATTCCAGCCAACCATGGAATTGCTGATGAGCTAATGGCTTGTGTTGACTCTGGATATTAAATGAATAGGATTCTTCAAGACTCAATTCTGATCAACTCTCCTTAGGATATTGTTTCTGTGGAAGTCGAATCCCTGGCAGCCCCACCAATCAGCTTtccacagtatagtatatggagctGAAGGCTGAAGGTTCGGTGCACTGTGTATTGGCtgtgttattgcagctcagctactattcacttgaatggaatttGAGCTGCAACACTACAGAATGTCCACTATAACCACAAtttgtctgctt contains:
- the LOC142185608 gene encoding cytochrome P450 2F3-like — protein: MELSTVLILILICLVSLLFLSQRKLRGKLPPGPTPLPFIGNMHQVKMDDLIKSLVELSKQYGPMYTFYLGSRPTVVLCGYQVLKEALIDHAEEFSGRGEFPAVQMYSKGNGIVYGTGERWRQLRRFAISTLKNFGMGKRSLEERVKEEAQYLIAEFRKSEGKPLDPTFGFSSAGSNIICSLVFGERFDYRDEEFLTLLYLINNSWHLMSSTWGQLLFVFPKIMKHIPGPHRKIYKNYVKLGAFVAKRLRMNKETLDPNNLRDFIDCFLIKIEQEKKNPNSHFNYETMLKTTVNIFFAGTETVGSTLRYGFLIMLKHPKVVEKVQEEIDRVIGRDRSPCMDDRSKMPYTEAVLYEIQRFADIVPMSVPHTVTRDITFRGYNLPEGLNIMPLICTSQYDPTKFKNPLSFDPTHFLDENGLFKKNEAFMAFSAGKRVCLGEGLALMELFIFFTTILQNFTPKPLVDPKDIDITPESSGLGNLPRPYKMCLVPRC